From Weissella confusa, a single genomic window includes:
- a CDS encoding ABC transporter substrate-binding protein, whose amino-acid sequence MKRLAWLTGIILAAVALLFGINLALQKSAESGLKSGANKTLTIYNWGDYIDPTLIKKFQNETGYKVDYETFDSNEAMFTKIQQGGTHYDLAVPSDYMIQKMKKANMLVKLDHSKLTGLNNYDDRFMDQPFDCGNEYSVPYFWGTLGIVYNDKYVKPGEIKTWNDLWNPRFKNSIMLIDSSRDIMGMTLASSGNSVNTKSIPELAAAKGKLETLMPNVKAIVADEIKMYMAQDEAALAVDYSGDAAEMISENCHLHYVVPSDGGNMWFDNIVMPKTVKNKKAAYAFINFMSKPENAAKNAEYVGYATPNKKAKALLPKSIRNDKQWYPDAKTLSHLEVYQDLGPYWVGQYNDYFLEFKMTNR is encoded by the coding sequence ATGAAGAGATTAGCATGGTTAACCGGGATTATTCTGGCCGCAGTCGCTTTGTTATTTGGTATCAATCTAGCATTGCAAAAGTCGGCCGAGTCTGGCTTGAAGTCAGGCGCTAATAAGACCCTAACGATTTATAACTGGGGAGATTACATCGACCCAACGTTGATTAAGAAGTTCCAAAACGAAACTGGTTACAAAGTGGACTATGAGACATTTGACTCAAACGAAGCGATGTTTACGAAGATTCAACAAGGTGGAACACACTATGATTTGGCGGTTCCGTCAGATTACATGATCCAGAAGATGAAGAAGGCCAATATGTTGGTCAAGCTTGATCACAGCAAGTTGACTGGTTTAAACAACTACGATGACCGTTTTATGGATCAACCGTTTGATTGTGGTAACGAGTACTCAGTGCCTTATTTCTGGGGAACATTGGGAATTGTTTACAACGACAAGTACGTTAAGCCAGGGGAAATTAAGACCTGGAATGACCTATGGAACCCACGTTTTAAGAATTCAATCATGTTGATTGATTCTTCTCGTGACATCATGGGGATGACGTTGGCCTCAAGTGGTAATTCAGTTAACACAAAGAGCATTCCAGAATTGGCTGCGGCTAAGGGAAAGCTTGAAACATTGATGCCAAACGTTAAGGCGATTGTTGCCGACGAAATCAAGATGTACATGGCCCAAGATGAGGCTGCCTTGGCAGTTGATTACTCAGGTGATGCTGCCGAAATGATTTCTGAAAACTGTCATCTGCACTATGTGGTGCCATCTGACGGTGGTAACATGTGGTTCGATAATATCGTTATGCCTAAGACGGTGAAGAATAAGAAAGCAGCGTATGCATTCATTAACTTCATGAGCAAGCCAGAAAATGCAGCGAAGAATGCTGAATATGTTGGTTATGCAACGCCTAATAAGAAGGCGAAGGCTTTGTTGCCAAAGTCAATTCGTAACGATAAGCAATGGTATCCAGATGCCAAGACATTGTCGCATTTGGAAGTTTACCAAGACCTCGGCCCATACTGGGTTGGTCAATACAACGATTACTTCTTGGAATTCAAGATGACAAACCGTTAA
- a CDS encoding peptidylprolyl isomerase, which yields MKKFRPEVLIAAIAVVVVAGAMVFAAMSAKSGDAQTSSSSSASSSSTLSKAKLDKLTLPQLSDTVAKNESEVVMHTSMGDITIKLFNKYAPLAVENFVTHAKDGYYNNTTFHRVIKDFMIQGGDPKGDGTGGESIWNGKDSKIDSGNGFKNEISPSLYNIRGALAMANAGADTNGSQFFINQNSDDVTSKISAKRYPEKIYEAYKKGGNPTLDGSYTVFGQVISGMDVVDKIASVSTDDSDKPTETVTVTSVEVVKDASSK from the coding sequence ATGAAAAAGTTTCGACCAGAAGTGTTGATTGCTGCCATTGCGGTGGTAGTCGTCGCGGGTGCGATGGTATTTGCAGCGATGTCTGCTAAGTCTGGGGATGCACAAACAAGCTCTTCATCAAGTGCTAGTTCATCATCAACGTTGTCTAAGGCAAAGTTGGATAAGTTGACGTTGCCACAATTGTCAGATACGGTTGCTAAGAACGAAAGTGAAGTTGTGATGCATACATCAATGGGTGACATCACGATTAAGTTGTTCAACAAGTATGCACCGTTGGCTGTTGAGAACTTCGTGACGCACGCCAAGGATGGTTACTACAACAACACGACATTCCACCGTGTCATTAAGGATTTCATGATCCAAGGTGGTGATCCTAAGGGTGATGGTACTGGTGGTGAGTCAATTTGGAATGGTAAGGATTCTAAGATTGATAGTGGTAATGGTTTCAAGAACGAAATTAGCCCATCTTTGTACAACATCCGTGGGGCGCTTGCAATGGCGAATGCCGGTGCTGATACTAACGGGTCACAATTCTTTATCAACCAAAATTCAGATGATGTGACCAGCAAGATTAGTGCTAAGCGTTACCCAGAAAAGATTTATGAAGCTTACAAGAAGGGTGGAAACCCAACTTTGGACGGCTCATACACAGTCTTTGGTCAAGTTATTTCAGGTATGGACGTTGTCGATAAGATTGCGTCAGTTTCTACCGATGACAGTGATAAGCCAACTGAGACGGTGACGGTAACGTCAGTCGAAGTGGTTAAGGATGCTTCAAGCAAGTAA
- a CDS encoding universal stress protein: MAAESINYKNILAPVDGSKISEKLVEKAAAVAVRNETSLDLLYVIDTNSLSGLAGMSISGDVVYQLVQDAEEKLAKYQELAQNEGAKDVNIHVRFGSPKTVIARDFPADHGNELIMLGKSGLNTLERLLVGSVASFVVQNAKTDVLIIQ; the protein is encoded by the coding sequence ATGGCTGCAGAAAGCATTAACTACAAGAACATTTTGGCCCCAGTCGACGGATCAAAGATTTCAGAGAAGTTGGTTGAAAAAGCCGCTGCCGTTGCCGTACGTAACGAGACTTCATTGGACTTGTTGTACGTTATCGACACAAACTCATTGTCAGGTTTGGCTGGTATGTCAATTTCTGGTGACGTTGTCTACCAATTGGTTCAAGACGCCGAAGAAAAGTTGGCTAAGTACCAAGAACTTGCTCAAAACGAAGGTGCCAAGGATGTTAACATCCACGTTCGTTTCGGTTCACCTAAGACGGTTATCGCCCGCGACTTCCCTGCTGATCACGGCAACGAATTGATCATGCTTGGAAAGTCTGGCTTGAACACTTTGGAGCGTTTGTTGGTTGGTTCAGTTGCCTCATTCGTTGTTCAAAACGCTAAGACTGACGTTTTGATCATTCAATAA
- a CDS encoding type II toxin-antitoxin system RelB/DinJ family antitoxin has translation MEKLIQIRVEEEIRNGADEVFRQEGLTTQQAVKMFLTQVANNGESPFHDLFRPKA, from the coding sequence ATGGAAAAGTTAATACAAATTCGAGTTGAAGAAGAAATCCGTAACGGTGCCGATGAAGTCTTTCGTCAAGAAGGGCTAACAACGCAACAAGCGGTCAAAATGTTTTTGACGCAGGTTGCCAATAATGGCGAGTCACCATTTCATGATTTATTTAGGCCAAAAGCGTAA
- a CDS encoding phage holin family protein, with translation MQTITFRRFSFFQRLLINTIMLLALAGLFKQGLYISNLFTAVLAALILGVLNALVKPVLQILALPFTVLTFGIFGLIVNGIVLWMASAIVGDGFRFASFGWAVFIAIIMSLVNLIISSYFSRRDSDINKED, from the coding sequence ATGCAAACAATCACATTTCGACGTTTCTCTTTTTTTCAGCGACTGCTGATTAACACCATTATGTTGTTAGCCCTCGCTGGTTTATTTAAGCAAGGGCTCTATATCAGTAACTTGTTCACAGCAGTTTTGGCGGCACTTATTTTGGGTGTCCTAAATGCTTTGGTGAAGCCAGTGCTCCAAATTTTGGCATTGCCTTTTACGGTGCTAACGTTTGGTATTTTTGGCCTTATTGTTAACGGCATCGTTTTGTGGATGGCGTCAGCAATTGTGGGGGATGGCTTCCGCTTTGCAAGTTTTGGTTGGGCAGTCTTTATCGCGATCATCATGTCACTGGTGAACTTGATCATTTCAAGCTACTTCAGTCGACGAGATAGCGACATCAATAAGGAAGATTAA
- the hprK gene encoding HPr(Ser) kinase/phosphatase: MAKKITVKDLLDNTHLNLVAGEEYLNREITTADISRPGLEMTGYFNYYAPERVQLMGITETSFAHRMNHDELLMVARKMMQPNTPAFVVSTGRQLPQEFMQAAFEAQIPVLATELTSSRILSNMTFFLSGGLAERQSVHGVLVDIFGLGVLITGDSGVGKSETALELVQRGHRLIADDRVDVYAQDEERLVGEPPAILRNLMELRGVGIIDVMNLYGAGAVRSHATIAFNLHLAKWTDDQKVDRLGNGEEAIQIQGVDLPRFVLPVQTGRNLAVLIETAAKNFRAKKMGFDATETFNDNLNKLIAENSEN, encoded by the coding sequence ATGGCAAAGAAAATTACAGTCAAGGATTTGCTTGATAACACGCACTTGAATTTAGTTGCCGGTGAAGAATATCTAAATCGTGAAATCACGACAGCGGATATTTCTCGTCCTGGTTTGGAAATGACGGGATACTTTAATTACTATGCACCTGAACGTGTGCAGTTGATGGGAATCACGGAAACGTCATTTGCACACCGCATGAATCACGACGAATTGTTGATGGTTGCACGTAAGATGATGCAACCGAACACACCAGCGTTTGTCGTTTCAACTGGACGTCAATTGCCACAAGAGTTTATGCAAGCAGCCTTTGAAGCACAAATTCCAGTGTTGGCGACGGAATTGACATCATCACGTATTTTGTCAAACATGACCTTCTTCTTAAGTGGCGGTTTGGCAGAACGTCAATCAGTCCACGGTGTCTTGGTCGACATCTTTGGATTGGGTGTTTTGATTACGGGTGATTCTGGGGTTGGTAAGTCAGAAACGGCGCTTGAACTTGTGCAACGTGGTCACCGTTTGATTGCGGATGACCGTGTTGATGTTTATGCACAAGATGAAGAACGTTTGGTCGGTGAGCCACCTGCTATTTTGCGTAACTTGATGGAGTTGCGTGGTGTGGGAATTATCGACGTGATGAACTTGTATGGTGCTGGTGCCGTGCGTTCACACGCAACGATTGCCTTTAACCTGCACTTGGCCAAGTGGACAGATGATCAAAAGGTTGACCGTTTGGGTAATGGCGAGGAAGCTATCCAAATTCAAGGTGTTGATTTGCCACGCTTTGTTTTGCCAGTTCAAACTGGACGAAACTTGGCTGTTTTGATTGAAACGGCAGCTAAGAATTTCCGTGCCAAGAAGATGGGATTTGACGCAACTGAAACATTTAACGATAATTTGAACAAGTTAATTGCTGAAAATTCAGAGAATTAA
- a CDS encoding NAD(P)H-dependent glycerol-3-phosphate dehydrogenase yields MSNEVIAVLGAGSWGTALANVAAENGHDVRLWTYKPAQVAEINEQHRNSQYLGDNPLHEGVVATADMTEAVRDATIVLSVVPTKATREVAHQLSEVLSALDQQVVLVAATKGLEPGTYKRASEMLAEEVADSQRLGLGIISGPSHAEGVIKHDPTLVTAVSENLATAERVQAAFTNSVFRVYTNTDLIGAEFGAALKNVIAIGAGALESLGFDANAKAGLFTRGLAEISRLGQAFGANPLTFMGLSGVGDLFVTATSVHSRNYRAGVQLGEGKKLDDIVENMGMVIEGISTTKVAHELALKKHVEMPITSTIYRVLYEGQDIKEAINELMGRPVSQEGK; encoded by the coding sequence GTGAGCAATGAAGTAATTGCAGTGCTAGGTGCTGGATCTTGGGGAACCGCCTTAGCAAATGTTGCTGCTGAGAATGGACATGATGTTCGTCTTTGGACATATAAGCCCGCTCAAGTAGCAGAAATCAATGAACAACACCGAAACAGTCAGTACCTCGGCGACAACCCTTTACATGAAGGTGTCGTTGCAACGGCCGATATGACCGAAGCGGTACGCGATGCGACAATCGTCTTGAGTGTGGTGCCTACTAAGGCGACACGCGAGGTTGCACATCAATTGTCAGAAGTGTTGTCAGCTTTGGACCAACAAGTTGTGTTGGTCGCTGCAACGAAAGGCTTGGAGCCGGGTACTTACAAGCGTGCATCAGAGATGCTTGCTGAAGAAGTAGCTGACTCACAGCGCTTGGGCTTGGGAATTATCTCAGGACCATCTCACGCGGAAGGGGTTATCAAGCATGACCCAACGCTAGTAACGGCTGTAAGCGAGAATTTGGCAACTGCTGAGCGCGTGCAAGCTGCCTTTACGAACAGCGTATTCCGTGTGTACACAAACACAGATTTGATTGGTGCTGAATTTGGTGCCGCATTAAAGAACGTTATTGCAATCGGTGCGGGGGCACTTGAGAGCTTGGGCTTTGATGCAAACGCTAAGGCAGGATTGTTTACACGCGGTTTGGCTGAAATCAGTCGCCTCGGGCAAGCATTTGGTGCAAACCCACTAACGTTCATGGGCTTGTCTGGTGTTGGTGACTTGTTTGTCACGGCAACTTCAGTACACTCACGTAATTACCGTGCTGGTGTACAACTTGGAGAAGGCAAGAAGCTTGATGACATCGTCGAAAACATGGGAATGGTCATCGAAGGAATTTCAACAACCAAGGTCGCTCATGAACTTGCGCTTAAGAAGCATGTTGAAATGCCAATTACATCTACAATTTATCGTGTCTTGTACGAAGGTCAAGATATCAAGGAGGCCATCAACGAATTGATGGGTCGTCCAGTTTCACAAGAAGGGAAGTAA
- the galU gene encoding UTP--glucose-1-phosphate uridylyltransferase GalU: MKPVRKAIIPAAGLGTRFLPATKALAKEMLPIVDKPTIQFIIEEALASGIEDIVIVDGKSKRSIEDHFDSNPELENNLKEKGKDELLKLVEETTDINLYFIRQSHPRGLGDAVLTAKSFIGDEPFVVMLGDDLMADETPLTKQLIDRYNTTGESTLAVMKVPHEQVSEYGVIAPEKEVEDGLHQVNSFVEKPKPEDAPSDLAIIGRYLLTPEIFEELENTAPGKGNEIQLTDAIDSLNKRQHVYAHEFKGKRYDIGSKIGFLTTNIEYGLNHPQTGEALKQYIKDLAATLD, from the coding sequence ATGAAGCCAGTACGTAAGGCTATTATCCCAGCAGCAGGTTTGGGAACTCGTTTTTTGCCAGCAACTAAGGCCTTGGCCAAGGAAATGTTGCCAATCGTTGATAAGCCAACGATTCAATTTATCATCGAAGAAGCTTTGGCATCAGGTATCGAAGATATCGTTATCGTTGATGGAAAGTCAAAGCGTTCAATCGAAGATCACTTCGATTCAAACCCAGAGTTGGAAAACAACTTGAAGGAAAAGGGTAAGGACGAATTGTTGAAGTTGGTTGAAGAGACGACTGACATTAACTTGTACTTCATCCGTCAATCACACCCACGTGGATTGGGAGACGCCGTTTTGACTGCAAAGTCATTTATCGGTGACGAGCCATTCGTTGTTATGTTGGGTGATGACTTGATGGCTGATGAGACGCCTTTGACTAAGCAATTGATCGACCGTTACAACACGACGGGAGAGTCAACGCTTGCTGTTATGAAGGTTCCTCACGAGCAAGTTTCTGAATACGGTGTGATTGCACCTGAAAAGGAAGTTGAAGACGGTTTGCACCAAGTTAACTCATTCGTTGAGAAGCCAAAGCCAGAAGATGCACCTTCAGACTTGGCAATCATCGGACGTTACTTGTTGACGCCAGAAATCTTCGAAGAGTTGGAGAACACGGCACCTGGTAAGGGTAACGAAATCCAATTGACGGACGCCATCGATTCATTGAACAAGCGTCAACACGTTTACGCCCACGAATTCAAGGGTAAGCGTTACGACATCGGTTCAAAGATTGGTTTCTTGACGACTAACATTGAATACGGTTTGAACCACCCACAAACTGGTGAAGCCTTGAAGCAATACATCAAGGATTTGGCAGCTACGTTGGATTAA
- the trxB gene encoding thioredoxin-disulfide reductase — protein MAQQYDTIILGAGPGGMTAATYASRANMSVLMIDRGIYGGQMNNTAEIENYPGFPSILGPELAEKMYASSTQFGAEYAFGTVLHVEAQADGSWRVVTDMDEYSANTVIVATGAAYKKLDVPGEEAFAGRGVSYCAVCDGAFFRGQHVIVVGGGDSAVEEATYLAGLADHVTIVHRRDKLRAQQILQDRAFANEKISFVWNSEVEEILGDDKKVTGVRVRNNQTDETSEIDAAGVFIYVGLLPVSDPVQDLGITDANGWIMTNDRMETSQPGIFAIGDVREKELRQITTAVGDAAVAGQNAFSYNENFKMRASEVTE, from the coding sequence ATGGCACAACAGTATGACACAATTATTTTAGGCGCTGGACCTGGCGGTATGACGGCCGCAACGTACGCTTCACGTGCTAACATGTCAGTATTGATGATTGACCGCGGTATCTATGGTGGTCAAATGAACAACACGGCGGAAATCGAAAACTACCCAGGGTTCCCTTCAATTTTGGGACCTGAGTTGGCTGAGAAGATGTACGCATCATCAACGCAATTTGGGGCTGAGTATGCCTTTGGTACAGTGCTTCACGTCGAAGCACAAGCAGATGGTAGCTGGCGCGTTGTAACAGATATGGACGAATACAGTGCTAACACGGTGATTGTTGCCACTGGTGCCGCCTACAAGAAGCTTGATGTGCCAGGTGAAGAAGCCTTCGCTGGCCGTGGTGTTTCTTACTGTGCGGTGTGTGATGGGGCATTCTTCCGTGGCCAACACGTGATTGTTGTCGGTGGTGGTGATTCAGCCGTCGAAGAAGCAACATACTTGGCCGGTTTGGCTGATCACGTAACGATTGTTCACCGTCGCGATAAGTTGCGTGCCCAACAAATTTTGCAAGACCGCGCTTTCGCGAATGAAAAGATTTCATTTGTTTGGAACTCTGAAGTCGAAGAAATCTTGGGTGATGACAAGAAGGTCACTGGCGTCCGCGTTCGCAATAATCAAACCGACGAAACGTCAGAGATTGACGCAGCTGGAGTGTTCATCTATGTTGGCTTGTTGCCAGTATCTGACCCAGTGCAAGATTTGGGGATTACGGATGCTAATGGTTGGATTATGACGAATGACCGCATGGAAACGTCACAACCAGGAATCTTTGCCATTGGGGATGTTCGTGAAAAGGAACTTCGCCAAATTACAACGGCGGTCGGGGATGCAGCGGTTGCTGGTCAAAACGCCTTTTCATACAACGAAAACTTTAAGATGCGTGCATCTGAAGTAACTGAATAA